GGCGAGAAACTGCGCATTGTCACCGAGCCCTGGGCGCCTTACGTATACGACGAAAACGGCAGCATGCGCGGCCTGGATTACGAAACCACGGTGATCGTGTTCCAGCGTCTGGGTGTGGACGTGGAGTGGCAGTTCCTGCCCTGGAAACGCTGCCTGGCCATGCTCGACCAAGGCCACGCCGACGGCGCGCTGGATATTTTCCACAGCCATGAACGCGACGCTTTGCTGCTCTACCCCAGTGAGCCGCTGTCGGATGTGGAGTTTGTGCTGTTCTACGCCAACGACCGCCCTCACCCAGCCCAAACCCTGGATGATTTGCGCGGGCTGACCGTGGGTACTTCGCCGGGTTACCTGTATGGCGACAGCTTCAGCGACTCCACGTTGTTCAACCGCGAGCCGGCGCCCAGCCACGAAGCCAACTTCGGCAAGCTGTCGCTGGGGCGCGTCGATCTGGTGATTACGGATCGCCGGGTGGGCCAGCATGTGATCAAGGCCATGGGCCTGGAGGGCAAGGTCAGCCAGGCTCCTGTGGTGGTCAGCCGCCAGGCGCAGTTTCTCGCCGTGCGTCGTGGCGCAGGCATGGACCTGCTGGTGCAGCGCTTCGCCGCCGAACTCAAGCGCTTCAAACAGGAGCCGGCGTACGCCCTCTTGAGTGCCAAATATGGCGGAGTCAAAGACATTACTGCCTCAGAACACACCGTTGAGCAGCAGGAAAGCGGCGCGCCGTGATTGCTCTGTTATACTCCGGCCTTTCCGCCAGGCTCACGCCCGGCCGCTGAGGTCTTGAAAAAGGCACCCAACCCAGCTACTGCGCAGCTTTCAGCCCGCGCGAGCCGGTGGAGTGCCCGCCAGACGCAGCAGGACCGGACGGGGTTGCGCTCCCCTAAGCGCCATTCACGCCCGGCAAGATTATCCCTTTGGGCCAAGCCCTAACTAAAACAGGATTACTCATGTCCTTTGCTTCCCTCGGTCTCTCCGAGGCTTTAGTCCGCGCCATCGAGGCAGCGGGCTATACCGAGCCTACTCCGGTGCAACAGCGGGCCATTCCCGCCGTGTTGCAAGGTCGCGACCTGATGGTTGCGGCTCAGACAGGTACTGGTAAAACCGGTGGTTTCGCCCTCCCGATTCTGGAGCGGTTGTTCCCCAATGGTCACCCAGACAAATCCCAGCGTCATGGCCCGCGCCAACCGCGCGTTCTGGTCCTGACCCCTACCCGCGAACTCGCCGCCCAGGTGCACGACAGCTTCAAGCTGTATGCCCGCGACTTGAAGTTCGTCAGCGCCTGCATCTTCGGCGGCGTCGGCATGAACCCACAGGTTCAGGCCATGTCCCGCGGTGTTGATGTGCTGGTCGCCTGCCCGGGTCGTTTGCTCGACCTGTGCGGCCAAGGCAGCGTCGACTTGTCCCACGTGGAAATCCTCGTGCTGGACGAAGCCGACCGCATGCTCGACATGGGCTTTGTCCATGACGTGAAAAAAGTCCTCGCCCGCCTGCCGGCCAAACGCCAGAACCTGCTGTTCTCGGCCACGTTCTCCCAGGACATCACTGCCCTGGCCGGCAAGCTGCTGCATAACCCGGAACGCATCGAAGTCACGCCGCCGAACACCACGGTCGAGCGTATCGAGCAACGTGTCTTCCGCCTGGCCGCCAGCCACAAGCGTGCGCTGCTGGCGCACCTGATCACCGCCGGCGCCTGGGAACAAGTGCTGGTGTTCACCCGCACCAAGCACGGCGCCAACCGCCTGGCCGAGTACCTGGACAAGCATGGCCTGACCGCCGTCGCCATCCACGGCAACAAGAGCCAGAACGCTCGCACCAAAGCCCTGGCCGACTTCAAGGCCGGTTCTGTGCGCATCCTGGTCGCCACCGATATCGCCGCCCGCGGCCTGGATATCGACCAGTTGCCACACGTGGTCAACTTCGAGCTGCCAAACGTCGACGAAGATTATGTGCACCGTATCGGCCGTACCGGCCGTGCCGGGCGTTCGGGTGAAGCCATTTCCCTGGTCGCACCGGACGAAGAAAAACTGCTGAAAAGCATCGAACGCATGACCAAGCAGAAAATCGCCGACGGCGACCTGATGGGCTTCGATGCCAGCGCCGTTGAGGCCGAGAAGCCTGAAGCGCGCGAGCGTCCGGACGTACGTAACCCACGCAACCCACGCGGTCCTAAGGGCGATGGCCCGAACGGCGGCGGTGGTGGCGGTGGCCGTCGCGACAAGGGCAAAGACAAGGGCGGCAAGGAAAAAGCGCCCACCAACGGCCGTGGCGAACGCCCAGCCCGCGAGCAGAAACCCCGTGAAGGCACCCCGGCCCGCGAACAGCGCCAGCCAAGCCAGCCGCCACGCGCTGCAGCCGACCGCGCCCCGGACGAGTTCCTCGACGACGACGTGGATAACTTCGGTAACCGCGTTGACTACGTGCCCCAGGCCAAACCGGCCCAGGGCCGTGGCCGTCGTCCAGGTGCTCCGGCACAGGGCGCTGGCGCTGGCGCCCCACGTGGCGGCCAGCCACAAGGCGGCCGTCAGAATGGCCCGCGCAACAGCAGCGGCGGCACCACCGGTACTCCGCCTGCCAAGCGCAGCGGCCCGCGCAATGGCGCACCGCGTGACGGCCAGGCGCGTCGTGAAGATTCGCGCAGCAACAACCGTCGCCCGGCCCGTGATGACCAGCCACGCTTGTCCGAGCCGGCCGTGCAGAACCCGCGCGGTGGCCCGGCACCGAAGATCATCCACAAGGAGTCGAAAGCTGACCGCTTCCCGACACCTGAGCAGCTGGATCAGTTGCCAGGCCGCCCTCGTGGTGAGAAACCAGCGTTGCTGACCCGCAACCGCTGAGTTTCAGACGGCAAAAAAAAACGCCCCGATTGTTCGGGGCGTTTTTGCATCTGGCGCTTTTTTCATTGATCGGATGCTTCGCCCGCCTTATGAAAAAGTTTTGCGAAGATCATCCAGCGACCGTCAACTTTCATCAGGTTCAAATAGTCGACCATTACATTATTGAACAAGCGCAAACGCACTTTCACGATGGCCATTTCCGAGGACATCACATCAATCATCAGCACTTCATCAAGTTGCGGAAAACCGCCTGCCTGCGGCGACTGACGGCCTTGAACCATGGTCCGGTACTCGGCAAAGGGCCGCACGACCACATCCGCATTTTGCGCGCTATATAACACGCACCCGCGATGAAACACTTGATCGAACGCCTTCAGATCCTGAGTTTGCAAGACACTAAAATAGTCTTTCAGAAACGCTTGAATTTCATCTATCACAACTGACAACTCCTGACTGTTTAAAACGACGTTATTTAAGTAACTAACCTGTCTCGTATTATCAGGAGCGCACACATTTCACGTATAGCGGCTATTATTAGGCTTTACTGTGAAAGGAATTCACACGTTGAAACTGCCCCCCCTCGCGGCCTTACGGGCCTTCGAAGCATTGGCCCGGCTGGGAAAGGTGAACCTTGCCGCCGCCGAATTACACGTTACCCACAGTGCCGTCAGCCATCAGATCCGTTCGCTTGAAGAGTATCTGGACATGGCGCTGGTGATGCGCAACAAACGGGCCCTTGCGCTGACTGATGAGGGCCGTGTGTATGCCTATCAAATCAGGCAGGCGCTGGGTGAGATCGCCGGGGTAACGGAAAAACTCATGGCAAAAACCAAGCACCCGCAACTGACCGTATCAGTGCTGCCCTCCTATGCCATGCATTGGTTACTGCCGCGCCTGCAAGATTTCAGGGCTGCACACCCGGAGCTGCACCTGAGGCTGGAGTCGAGCATGGAATTCGCCAGCTTCGATCAAGGTCCGCTCGATTGCGCGATCCGCTTCGGCCATGGTCAATGGCCGGATGTGCATTGTGAACCGCTGATGGGCGATTCACTGCTGGTGGTCGCCGCGCGCGACTTCAACCACGGCGTGCTGCCCGACACCGCGCAAGCCATCCTTGAGCAGCCGCTGCTGCACGCCAGTGAAAGCTGGCCCATCTGGCTGGGTGCAGCGGGCGTGGAAGAGCAACGCCCTCAAGCCTCGCTGGAGTTCACCGACTCTACGTTGATGCTCGAAGCCGTCAGGCTGGGGCATGGCGTCGCGCTGACCCGTCGCTCGATTGCCCATTCGCTGATTCAACGTGGGGAACTGGTCAGGCTCACCGACATTGAGCCGATTCACACCTCGCGCTACTTCCTGGTCTGGCCGGCTGGCAGTAAACATTCAGCGCAATTAACTTCATTGCACACCTGGCTCAAAGATCAAGTTGTGATCTATCAGGGCAGCTTATAAACAGCCAGGCAGCAAAACGCCGACCCCAGGGTCGGCGTTTTGATTGTGACGCAGCGAAAAATTACTTCGCTTTCACACCTTCAAAGGTCACGTACAGCTCAACAGTGTTGGACGCTGGGCCCAGGTCCATCTGCTTGCCGAAGTCCTGACGGTTGAAGCTGGTGGTGCCTTCAAAACCGGCACGGTAGCCGCCCCATGGATCCTTGCCTTCACCCAGGAACGTAGCCTTGACCACGATCGGCTTGGTCACACCGTGAAAGGTCAGGTCGCCGGTCACGTCGGCAGTGACTTGGCCTGCAGCATTTTTACCGGTGGTTTTAACACTGGTGGAAACGAACTTGGCATCGGCAAACTTGCCCACGTCCAGGAAGTCTTTGCTGGCGATGTGCTTGTCACGTTCGGCGTGGTTGGTGAACACGCTGGCGGTACGTACGTTGAACTCGATTTTGCTGTCTTCAGGCTTGGCAGCGTCAAAGCTGAACTTACCGTCCAGGTCCTTGAAAGTACCGGTGATGAAGCTGTAGCCCAAGTGGCTGATCTTGAAATCAACGAAGGCGTGCTGACCTTCCTTGTCGACAACATAATCAGCGGCCATCGCTGAACCTGCGGACAGCAGCGCAGAACCGATTGCCAGAGCGGCGAGAGTCTTTTTCAACATGCTTTCTATTCCTTGTGAGTCGAGGTTGAACATCAGGCTTTGCGCCCCAGCATTCGCGTGAGGGTCGCATCACGATCGATAAAGTGGTGTTTCAACGCAGCCACGCCGTGCAAGCCGGCGAAGACCACCAACACCCAGGCGAGGTACAGGTGCACCACGCCGGCGGTGTCTGCCTGGTCCGGTAGCCCGGAAACCACGGCAGGAATCTCAAACAGGCCAAACACCGGGATACCGACACCGTCTGCGGTGGAAATCAGGTAACCGGCAATCATCACGGCAAACAGCCCGAGATAAAGGAACGCGTGGCCAAATGCAGCGCCAATACGGGTCAAGCGGCTGTAGCTGGCCAGCGGTGGAGGTGGCGGGCTGACCAAACGCCAGACGATGCGCACCAGCATGATGGCGAACAGCGTGATGCCAATGCTCTTGTGCAGGTCAGGCGCGTCTTTGCGCCATGCACTGTAGTAGTCGAGACCGACCATCCACAGGCCCAGCGCGAACAAACCGAACACCACCAGGGCAACGCCCCAGTGCAAAACCATACTGACCCAACCATAGCGGGCCGATGAATTACGTAGTTGCATGTCCCAAATCCCGTAAGAGCTGTGCCCAAGACTAAAGATTTACCTATCGAATTAAAGCCGAAAATTTAGCTTTGAAATATCGAGAAATACGATCTTGAGATTATGCACAGTACGTTAACAATGGATTAAGGACTATTCCTAAGAAACGTGACAGACCGTCCTGCGTTTACCGCGAATTTATCCGTAATGGGTTGTGACACAGCCGACCATTGCATAGGCTTGCGCGATTGTTACGCCTGCGCCGGCCGCAGGACCGCTTCGAGGAGATAAAACGATGGGCTTGAACAACCAGTGGATGCAACGCGACCTCGCGGTGCTGTGGCATCCCTGCACCCAGATGAAAGACCACCAGCAACTGCCGCTGATTCCGATAAAACGCGGTGAAGGCGTGTGGCTGGAAGACTTCGAAGGCAAGCGCTACCTCGACGCCGTCAGCTCCTGGTGGGTCAACGTGTTCGGCCACGCCAACCCGCGTATCAACCAGCGCATCAAGGATCAGGTTGACCAGCTGGAACACGTGATCCTCGCCGGTTTCAGCCACCAGCCGGTGATCGAGCTGTCCGAACGCCTGGTCAAGATGACGCCCGAAGGCCTGACCCGCTGTTTCTATGCCGACAACGGTTCGTCGTGCATCGAAGTCGCGTTGAAAATGAGCTTCCACTACTGGCTCAACCGCGGCCTGCCGAACAAAAAGCGTTTCGTCACCCTGACCAACAGCTACCACGGCGAAACCATCGCCGCGATGTCGGTGGGCGACGTGCCGTTGTTTACCGAGACCTACAAGGCGCTGCTGCTCGACACCATCAAGGTGCCCAGCCCGGATTGCTACCTGCGCCCTGAGGGCGTGAGCTGGGAAGAACATTCGCGCACGATGTTCCTGGCCATGGAACAGACCCTGGCCGAGAACCACGACAGCGTCGCCGCCGTCATCGTCGAACCGCTGATCCAGGGCGCCGGCGGCATGCGCATGTATCACCCGGTGTACCTCAAGCTGCTGCGCGAAGCCTGCGACAAATACGGCGTGCACCTGATCCACGACGAAATCGCCGTAGGCTTCGGCCGCACCGGCACGATGTTCGCCTGTGAACAAGCCGGCATCCGCCCGGACTTCCTTTGCCTGTCCAAGGCCCTCACCGGCGGCTACCTGCCGTTGGCGGCGGTGGTCACCACCGACGATGTCTACGACGCCTTCTACGACGACTACCCGACCCTGCGCGCCTTCCTGCACTCCCACAGCTACACCGGCAACCCGCTGGCGTGCGCGGCAGCCCTGGCGACGCTGGATATTTTCGAAGAAGACAACGTCATCGAAAACAACAAGGCCCTGGCCCAGCGCATGGCCACCGCCACTGCGCACCTGGTGGATCACCCGCACGTGTC
The sequence above is a segment of the Pseudomonas sp. R76 genome. Coding sequences within it:
- a CDS encoding substrate-binding periplasmic protein gives rise to the protein MPVILKLLTTVLFTCLSLTAYGEKLRIVTEPWAPYVYDENGSMRGLDYETTVIVFQRLGVDVEWQFLPWKRCLAMLDQGHADGALDIFHSHERDALLLYPSEPLSDVEFVLFYANDRPHPAQTLDDLRGLTVGTSPGYLYGDSFSDSTLFNREPAPSHEANFGKLSLGRVDLVITDRRVGQHVIKAMGLEGKVSQAPVVVSRQAQFLAVRRGAGMDLLVQRFAAELKRFKQEPAYALLSAKYGGVKDITASEHTVEQQESGAP
- a CDS encoding DEAD/DEAH box helicase produces the protein MSFASLGLSEALVRAIEAAGYTEPTPVQQRAIPAVLQGRDLMVAAQTGTGKTGGFALPILERLFPNGHPDKSQRHGPRQPRVLVLTPTRELAAQVHDSFKLYARDLKFVSACIFGGVGMNPQVQAMSRGVDVLVACPGRLLDLCGQGSVDLSHVEILVLDEADRMLDMGFVHDVKKVLARLPAKRQNLLFSATFSQDITALAGKLLHNPERIEVTPPNTTVERIEQRVFRLAASHKRALLAHLITAGAWEQVLVFTRTKHGANRLAEYLDKHGLTAVAIHGNKSQNARTKALADFKAGSVRILVATDIAARGLDIDQLPHVVNFELPNVDEDYVHRIGRTGRAGRSGEAISLVAPDEEKLLKSIERMTKQKIADGDLMGFDASAVEAEKPEARERPDVRNPRNPRGPKGDGPNGGGGGGGRRDKGKDKGGKEKAPTNGRGERPAREQKPREGTPAREQRQPSQPPRAAADRAPDEFLDDDVDNFGNRVDYVPQAKPAQGRGRRPGAPAQGAGAGAPRGGQPQGGRQNGPRNSSGGTTGTPPAKRSGPRNGAPRDGQARREDSRSNNRRPARDDQPRLSEPAVQNPRGGPAPKIIHKESKADRFPTPEQLDQLPGRPRGEKPALLTRNR
- a CDS encoding nuclear transport factor 2 family protein translates to MIDEIQAFLKDYFSVLQTQDLKAFDQVFHRGCVLYSAQNADVVVRPFAEYRTMVQGRQSPQAGGFPQLDEVLMIDVMSSEMAIVKVRLRLFNNVMVDYLNLMKVDGRWMIFAKLFHKAGEASDQ
- a CDS encoding LysR substrate-binding domain-containing protein, whose product is MKLPPLAALRAFEALARLGKVNLAAAELHVTHSAVSHQIRSLEEYLDMALVMRNKRALALTDEGRVYAYQIRQALGEIAGVTEKLMAKTKHPQLTVSVLPSYAMHWLLPRLQDFRAAHPELHLRLESSMEFASFDQGPLDCAIRFGHGQWPDVHCEPLMGDSLLVVAARDFNHGVLPDTAQAILEQPLLHASESWPIWLGAAGVEEQRPQASLEFTDSTLMLEAVRLGHGVALTRRSIAHSLIQRGELVRLTDIEPIHTSRYFLVWPAGSKHSAQLTSLHTWLKDQVVIYQGSL
- a CDS encoding YceI family protein, producing the protein MLKKTLAALAIGSALLSAGSAMAADYVVDKEGQHAFVDFKISHLGYSFITGTFKDLDGKFSFDAAKPEDSKIEFNVRTASVFTNHAERDKHIASKDFLDVGKFADAKFVSTSVKTTGKNAAGQVTADVTGDLTFHGVTKPIVVKATFLGEGKDPWGGYRAGFEGTTSFNRQDFGKQMDLGPASNTVELYVTFEGVKAK
- a CDS encoding cytochrome b, yielding MQLRNSSARYGWVSMVLHWGVALVVFGLFALGLWMVGLDYYSAWRKDAPDLHKSIGITLFAIMLVRIVWRLVSPPPPPLASYSRLTRIGAAFGHAFLYLGLFAVMIAGYLISTADGVGIPVFGLFEIPAVVSGLPDQADTAGVVHLYLAWVLVVFAGLHGVAALKHHFIDRDATLTRMLGRKA
- a CDS encoding adenosylmethionine--8-amino-7-oxononanoate transaminase, with translation MGLNNQWMQRDLAVLWHPCTQMKDHQQLPLIPIKRGEGVWLEDFEGKRYLDAVSSWWVNVFGHANPRINQRIKDQVDQLEHVILAGFSHQPVIELSERLVKMTPEGLTRCFYADNGSSCIEVALKMSFHYWLNRGLPNKKRFVTLTNSYHGETIAAMSVGDVPLFTETYKALLLDTIKVPSPDCYLRPEGVSWEEHSRTMFLAMEQTLAENHDSVAAVIVEPLIQGAGGMRMYHPVYLKLLREACDKYGVHLIHDEIAVGFGRTGTMFACEQAGIRPDFLCLSKALTGGYLPLAAVVTTDDVYDAFYDDYPTLRAFLHSHSYTGNPLACAAALATLDIFEEDNVIENNKALAQRMATATAHLVDHPHVSEVRQTGMVLAIEMVQDKATKTAYPWQERRGLKVFEHALERGALLRPLGSVVYFLPPYVITPEQIDFLAEVASEGIDIATNDKVSVAVPKDFHPGFRDPG